Sequence from the Amaranthus tricolor cultivar Red isolate AtriRed21 chromosome 16, ASM2621246v1, whole genome shotgun sequence genome:
CCTCAGGAAAAACGTCAGGGTATTCACAATTAATTAGGGTTTTCTCAAGACTCAACTTGGTTTTCTCCTCATTACTTGCAATAAAACATAGATATCCCTTCTTTACCTGAACGATCTTTTCTTTACATAAAATCTCTGCATGATAACGTCCtaaccagtccatccccaaaataatatcatatgtacccTGTTCAAACACTATTAAATTCGCAGGCAGATGTTGGTTCGAAATCTCGAGAGGGAAGTTAAGAAAGAACGATTACATAAGAATGGTGAACCGTCAGGTAGTAGAATTTGGAGATTAAGTTTCTGAGGTTCAAGAGAGATTAAAGATTTACGAAGAAAAGAGGTAGAGATAAAATATCAATCGGCTCTAGAATCAAAAAGATGTGCAGAAGAATATCCAACCAGAAATAACTTTACCTTCAAACTCCTCATGCAGATTATCAATGTACCCACTAATGGCGTGTAGTCCAACAGTCTTCTTTCCTGAATTGTTCAGATTCCTATTACTAGAGACCCAGAAGTACCTGTAGCACCCGAACTCCCAACTCCTGGCTGAAAACCTGATCTACACTGAGTAGCAATGTGGCCTTCTTTCTTGTAATTATAGCAAATAATGTTGCCAGTGCAGTAACCCCCTCTATGATCCTTGCCACACAAACGACACTTCCACACTATTGGTTTTTACTGAGGCTGATGGTTGGAAGGGTTTACGCACCCAATTTTTGGGCTTCTTGCTCTTATTAATGTTGTTACCAGCACTAAACTTCATCTTGTTTGCACCATCTTCCTTATCAAAGATCCTCTCAAATATGAGTGCTCGATCATAAAGATCTCGAGATTCAGAGTATTTTCGGATTCCCTTCTGAATTTTAAGATTAAGACCCTCAAAGAAATGAGATGCACGAACTTTCTCAGTACTAACAATATCAGTAGCAAAGCGAGACAATTCATTGAATTTGTTGAACTACTCAATGACGGACATGAGACTCTGACGTAAAAGTAGGAATTCATTCTCTTAGTTGGTTCTAAAATAAAGTTAcgatttctaaaataaagaggttcaaatcaaaatgattattttatgaaaatgtgTGAGCCTaagaaggtgagtctcttagttggttctcgcaagaaaatgaatcgagataaataaataaatataataataataaatatgataataataataataataataataataataataataataataataataataataataacaataataataataataataataataataataataataataataataataataataagaacaagaatgataaaaacgcataaaaccctCGTTGCTCAAAACCTAGCTGTCATTCTCCTCCCTCCTTCTCCTCCGtctttctctcttctcccctTGCGCCGTCTCTTCCTTTCCCCAACCAACAGCCGCCTCTTTCGTGACCACCAGCACCAGCTGCCTCCTCTTCCTTTCCCCACCAGCAAACGGCCAACAGCAGCAGCCCGTTTCTCTCTCCTAGCAGCAGCCACGGCTGCCTCTTTGGTTCCCCAACAGCAGCGGGCTACTATAAAGCCATAGCACCACCACAACACCACTTAGTCTTGACTCCTTTTTTTAATTGCCccattgtaagcctctcaagttTACTCTAAGTAATCTTCCTAGTAtctaattagaattttactaTGTTTATGTGTTTGGTGTTAATTTTGTATGGTTGTCATTTAATCTTgttatgggtaagaatttgattgatgattacTTTGTTATTTAGTTTACTAGCTACTTGAGTATTTGAAATGGGTAATGGTTAAAAATATCATCTTTAGACATGAAATGATTAGTGTTTGATTTAGTAAGGAGATTGTTAATGGTGTGTGTgcttttatgttatattttggtGGTATGATGATTGTTGGATAatcttacaagttttttttaaggCCTACttgattaattaaatgttgTTGTATGATAGTAGTAATGGTTAGTTGTCAATTGGGAGTAACAGTTGTtaagtgctgtggtttgatagTTTGAATTATAAGTACCCTTGTTAGGttattaaagttataaataaatagtTTTAGTAAAGTTATGAGCATAGAGTCAACTTATTGTTGAGAGTTGCTACATAGtatttgattatagttctttctaactttggagaatgtaataaATGATGTTGTGACTCAATAACCTTAAGAATTTTCGTTATTATCACATTAGTGCTATATTACCACCGTGAGATTTAAATGTGACGCACTATTCTATTTAATGGTAACGTAAATCTTTATGACTCAAAGTTAGTTGACGTAAGGAAACAgttgacataatccttttattctttttcgatggaaagacttgtgttattgttgaattgacgattatgtttggtgttgaatgagttttgtacgtgctagaagtaattgaaaacttgtcgtgaatggatgatagtggttactttggcttttagctggtatgacaaagtagttaaagggaacttattagttctattcataATTTATATAGGTGTCcacttcataagaggaaagtagaaccttagtcGAGTGATTTTTttaacttgtggtcgtgcagtgatgcttgcaggtacgtacacgcaataattaattatcatattcatcgtttcaaagtattatccatttttcatgattatatgcatcgtattagaattatacagcgccagaaagtaaactatgctagcgtatagtcataatagtgatataggcaagtagaatgaaagcattagaaGACTATGAGAACATATTTCTATATAACAGggaacgcaccatggttgtgtgttATAGTGAGTGATTTCccacttattgagccttgattttgattatttggggtgactcaactggattatgtccagttgatttagtagtcccctaggtgagatccgacgggatcaccttAATGTGTTAGgcgtatgagcatgcttgggtcattggacgccggatggccgataccgtcccttgaccgaggtgttaccatgcgggccttgcaaaccccaatatggtggcctcttcactggtttagtactccaatgtgttagtttttctcgaaggtaggacccgagagggtcagatGGAGGGGGAAtaagctcatactttgccatgggcgccggatggctgATAATGCCCTTggtcgtgtcactatgccatgaatagagaaaagatctactacctttgaatatacttcgagagattagtagtttgaaagagaaattatgagtaaagaGAGGTGATTcgacagatgagtagactcgctattgccatactatatcgttgtctatagttttgttcaatgactatAATTGTTATGAGTtattaattactgacgtgtatgtgtttgttgttgtttgttcatgactccctatgatgttcctgctatgttacatctgactatggtcattatgttgagcagcaggaggatcatagtttgacatgacaggtataggagcttctttttccttgcattgggggaaagagtggagtgtgatcgtaacaattgtgtacaagttgtctaatgcttgtagcttctatattacttgtaagGTCTTCtttttgggattgtataattcCTTCGTATGGAGCCATGtaactccttgtatgatccatagtttcgctgcgtagtttttggatgtatagtagtGAGAATACTTCTTTGGTATCCGTCAAACCAATGCGTTAACACTTGAACCACGATCCTCGtcagagttgatgatttgagaagccgacaaTGATTCGTTCCGTCGTGACATATTTTTgaaaggcattaaaggccttagattagtttagttatgttatccatttatatatccttgtcacatcctcagtttttagcagagatgctgccgaaatttccacttacCCACCTTTTCAATAAATCTTTAGcgctatttaaattattttctcttttcttttctatgtaacacccgaatttcctcccttccttcacaatttctggtttcgtttaaggggttagAAATTCAAGGGTTTggaaattcaagggtgttacagTAAGAGTCTGGCTAGATTAGGAACGAAGTCCTATATTCAACTGTGGTGGGATTcatcacccctccaatacaattatgctcgagcttctacaggataggtagctaaccccctgtcttacactgCATTTTACGTGCTGGCTAACACGGGTGCCGCGATTTTACATGTTAGTCCATGGTTCGTCATTACCTTACTATTAGGGTCATTCAACCAATACACAGATAATTTCACACAAGCACATCACATTTTATCGCTAAAAATTTCCATTTTTGACTTTGACAATCTTAGGTGAAAATTTTCCTTTATCTAATATAATCATATTGAATTTAGCTTTAAACCCTTATAAATTTTTAGTTTAGCATTTACGCTTAATATTACCTCTAACTTATAACTTAATAATTCATTTGTCGATGCCAAATAAAATCACTctcataatttaatattctattaatagtcattaaattaatatttttcacgAGTGGCTACAAGTCTTATTTTACTTGGAATAAACTATTAGAAGCCAATATTACCTAACTTTAATTCAACAAAACTTATTCTTTcgctaaattaattattttatttataactccaatttaaattttgtaacttttaccgaaatcaatatttcaagtaaaCATTATAGTtctcataaaattttatttttcattgtttttagtTGCAagtcaattaattttttataattttctcaaaaaattaaatatttcaagtAAACTTTACAATTTTCACAAATTCAGTTTTtttagtaacatttttttgacttCACGAGAAATAAGGTTTCAAGTAACTTTGTAATTTTCaaaaactttaatatttttagttttaattcaagtgaaattttataaattcacgaaaattaatattttcaaataaactttataattttcacaacttcaatatttaatgCTTATAAAAGGTTGATCACAAATATATTTGTaacttattataaatattttgtaacttattatattatctaatatataagtatttattatattatttatattttgctttcattcatttttttatttatagcctatttttagaatattttccacctataaacaactaaatgtaattcatcataaaaaatcataaattaaataattaacataatcaattaaaaatagaaacttaTACTCTTTAATTTAGAAATTTGGTATAACTTTGAGGACCCTTAAATAGCaacatttttaatataatcTTAGTTAATATAACATGTTCATAGGATTAcacaaaaaactaaaaaaaattattaaactaaCAATAACATACTAAGAAAAATTTTAGCATGAACATActtaatatatacctaatataACACAAAAAAACATACTAGTATTAATTTACACTTAATATTTCTAGAATAaaatttttaacccaaattccTAAACAAGTTTATCCTAAAATATTATGaacataaacataattaatataatataatcatAATTTCATCAACTAAAATCCTTAACTTAACATGTTTCGTACTCAGTATATTATAaggtaaatataatgtaaaattccacataaacagtagggtaagaagttatataCCATATTAAAACCAAGGATTAGTAAggattaatactaaatactaattagaaaaataataagtaaGGTCCTCCAAGCTCCAGTGCTCCAAAAGTAATGTTCTTAgaagctcccaaaataattttcaactCCAAAACGATGATGATTTAAATTAGTGTTCTAAGCACTATCCAGCTAAAATTGTCTTCatccaaattaatttttaacgtTTGTAAACTCAAACTGATTTTTaacgaactgctgtaaacccaAACCAATTTTAGATTAAAACAAGTCGAAACTCCAAAAATTTTACGATTAATTTTAGTGtatcaaattattatatatttatcgaatattcaataaatttgtaatttgtCAAAGGATTAATGTTTGAATTTGTTAATTATAAAAACCACACTCTAATAGATcgatttttaattattgaactTTGAAGTATAAGTGATTCATAttctattatattatagtaTTGTTAGTCCAGGGTCCGGATGGggtgtttttttattatattatagtattATTAGTCTATTAgagtaaaatatattttcattaataactttttataaatatatagtttCATTTATACTTCTATAAAAGTATCAATTCAATACTTTGTTATATCAAATAATGGTCACATACTCATATACACTATAAATGTTTGCAACCGACTCTCATTTGGAAAGCTCGAATTCAATTTTTGCCatgaaaaatcaaacaaatataGGCCAATGACAATTCAAATCCAATTCACACTTAACTCGTATTTCAATTGGTAACCAACTATTGCAGACTCAATAACGCAAATAAAAGTTGTTAAATTGACCAGTAACTAATCGATTTTATCCGAATATGGCCTGTCGTGACATAAAACCGAAAATTCACCAATTTAAAGTTCAATTGAATCAAATGAGGTTCAAAATGGATCTGATTACCTATTGTGTAAACCCAAACAAGGGGGCCTCAAAATTATTGATTTCACTTTTTGAAAAATACCAgcaaatcataaatcataaacaaaaatgaaaaaggcaAAACCATAAAAAAGGAGAAGAATCTTATAAAGCTAAACCCTTTACAATGGCGCGTACAATCGCTAGCTACTACTACATTGGATTATGATTGGTATCCTTCCACCATAACCAGTTCAAATCCCACTATAACTACTAATTCTATTCGTTTTCTTtagatcttcttcttcttgccTTCCATTACCAACCAAATTTAATCTTCTCAACCTTCTAACTCTTGCACTCCCAATTTTCTCCTGCATTTTCCGCGTCTAAATTCATCTTTTGCCTTTTGTTATCTATGGAAATTTCAATTACAGTTTGTAAATCTTCTTATACTGTCATTTTCTAATTATTTCGTAGAATTTCTTCAAGAAAACACAGATAAAGAAAATGGGTACTGGGAAACACCGTCTTTGGAAAGGTTCAAGCAAAAAAACTACTACTAGTAAGCCTGAAGATGGACCCGTTGAACCACCGGCTGAGTTCGTATGTCCGATTTCTGGGTTACTCATGGCCGACCCTGTGATTGTTTCTACGGGTCAAACATTTGAACGAGCCTGTGTTACTGCTTGCAAATCTTTAGGTTTTAAACCCACTTTAAATGACGGTTCTATACCCGATTTCTCAATGGTTATCCCCAATTTAGCCCTTAAAACCTCCATTTTTAACTGGGTAAAAGCTTCTTGTTCTAGTCCTCCACAACCCCTTGAAGTCTCTGATGCTTTAAAGATtttgaagtcatcatcaatgGTGCCAAAAGAGAATGAAGTTGGCGTGTCTGGTGAGTTAATTGAACGGGTTGGGGAAAACCCAGGTTCGAATCTTTTACAACACTCCGAAAGCGAGTTAAATCGGAGACAAACTCAATTTAACTCGTCCGAGTCATTGTCAGGATCGTTCAGAAAGACGCCATTAATGTTAGCGATTCGACCGAGTTGCTACTCACCGTGTTCATCGAGTTCTGAGTTTGAATTACCCGAGTCAGGTACGTGCGACGATGATGGGTACGTGGCAAAATTAAGAAGTCCACACGTGTATGAGCAAGAAGAAGGATTGATTGCGTTAAGGAAGATAACCAAGAATAGTGTGGAGTCTCGTGTTAGTCTTTGTACTCCTCGTCTTCTTTCTGCTCTTCGATCTTTGATCACTTCCAAATATTCTGATATTCaggtaaatttttatataattttgtataatttttaatattattgaagTATTTATGAATGCAAAATGTTGGGCATTTAATGCTTTGAATCTTTAAAATTTTCCTTTGGACATTGTAGAAATTCAATTGGGTCAATTTGATGATGTGCATATTAAGTCAAGATTTGTATGAATAATTATCAATGATTAATTCTTTCTAATGTTGATGTTTTTAAGTCAAGATGGGTATTTTTCTATTGATTATGTCATTAGGAAATGTTACTtaaattgttttaaaataattgagaTAGTATGATATTGAATGTGCATTATTTTGATATTGTATTTGCATAATTTTTTCCATTGATGCCATAGTGAAAAAATGTGGTAATGGTCGCGATTGTGGTAACGGGAGTGATAGCGATTATTGAACGCCAAATTATCGGTCGAAATCATAAGATATGATTTGATTCGGCTTAAAATAcgatttttttaagatttttacaaCACGGAAAATATCAGTTTGTTTATTGACCTTGTTTTTACTCTATGATTGATGCCATCTTTCTTTGAAACTACTTGCCATTCCCAATTGTTTTGCTATTATACTTGATACTTTTTCGATTTTGGTCGATTGGTGATAAGTTTGAAGCCTAAATGCATAACTTTTATGCTTCTTGTATGGATTTTAAATTCCTCATACTAATTAATGATGGGTGTGATCAATTTATGAAGAACTTTCTAGATTTCTTCACGCTAGGGTTGTTAATGTGGAGGGGTATACCCACTACACTTTCCATCCCCAGGACTCCATCCATGCCCAATCAATGCGAATCCCTGCTGCATCGCAACAAGGATGAACCTAAGACCGTCCCCAAGCCATTGTCCTATCGATTGTCCCCATCTCCATCCCCTTGGATCCTCGCTAGCCCCACCCCCACTCCCCatattaatgaaaatatacAACCAAATGTCGTGAATAATTAAATAGACACGTTTGGCATTTAATTTTAGCAATAGTAGATACATTACATTATTGgcactatttatcgttcaagcttattttatatgttgcgggcggctaatgtgtaaggaAAAagtatagtcaagtgagatcttgtttgaatcgtctaatcgcatattttcataatattaacttttataattttagatatgcatagtttattatataaatgatcaaaataacacattggattgcgtaaaaagtccaATGTAGCAATTATAATGAAATGGATGAATTattatacaattatattaaaatattaacaatgATGAGTTGGCAATGTGCGGAGTGGGTTTAGCTTAAGCTCTGTCCTCATCCCGTGCCCATGGTAGGTACAATTTCTCATTCTCATTTCCGCCTCATCTCCATGGTGGTTATGATTACCCATTGCCATCCATACCTCATTCCTTTGGTGGATATTATTCTCGTTCCCTAATCTGCCTCACCAACCACCAAACTTGGTTCCATGACTACTCTATTGGGATGACTTGATGCAAGGCAGTATTTGCTGTGTCTTTAGTACTTAAATATGTGTTTGACTGGTAATTGCAATGCTTACAAAAGCAATATTGAAATCTGTAAATGGAATTTATTTCAGGTGAACTCTTTGGCATCGGTGGTCAACTTGTCCCTTGAAAAAGAGAACAAACTTAAGATTGTAAGAGCGATGTTTCTTCCTTGTCTAATTGATATTTTGAGAGGGCGATTTCATGAGGCGCAGGATCATGCTTGTGGTGCACTCTTCAGCTTAGCTCTTGATGATGGGAACAAAACAGCAATCGGAGTTCTAGGTGGATTACAGCCATTGCTTCATATCATGATGAGATCCGAGAGTGAACGTGCCAAGGATGATGCTGCATTAGCTTTGTACCATCTCTCATTGGTCCAGAGCAACCGGTCAAAGATGGTAAAATTTGGTTCAGTCCAACTACTACTTGGCATGGTTAGGTCGGGTCAAATGCCTGGGCGGGCCTTGCTAATATTATGCAACTTAGGAGCCTGTAGTGAAGGGAGGGCTGCCATGCTCGATGCTGGTGCAGTTGAGTTTTTGGTGGAATTGCTGAAGAAGGGCAAATTTGATTCTGAGTCAACTCAAGAGAGCTGTGTTGCAGCACTTTTTGCATTGAGTCATGATGGGGGGTTGAGATTCCGAGGATTGGCCAAGGCAGCCAGGGCAATGGAAGTGCTTAAGGATGTTGTTGAAAGGAGTAGTAGTGAACGAGCAAAGGATAAGGCAAGACGGGTCGTAGAGCTATTAAAAgcaaaggaggaagaagaggaagTAGATTGGGAGAAATTACTCGAGTTAGGGTTACACAGTCGAAGCATACCTCAAGGTCAATCATGCCGGAATTCTAGCAACTTTTGAGTGTTTAAAATGGTGGTTGTGTTGATAAAATTGGTGttgattttgatattttgatATGTGATCGTAAGTGTAAATAATTGGTTTGTTAAATGTTGATCATTCTTTGTTATGCTTTGAAAAGGTTTATGAAGTCTAGAAATGGTTAGTTTGAGTTGTATTAgctttttgaaaacttttgtAATACAGCTCAATTTAGCAGATGAACAGGTATTTTTTGTTGTGTGCAATCCGAGTCTAGAAATGGCTTCTATCATTTTGATTCCTGTTTTTTCACGTGTTTACCCACACTTTTTGGTGCCTTTGAATTAAGATTTTAATATGGTGGGGATCATCATGATGATGTTTGATTTATATTCTGTAAATGCcaaaatttttaacaaaatgaattttttttttttctaaaaaaaattacctaaagtGAGCTTaggaaaatttaaatttttttaaaagtgtcTCTCAGCCTAGGCATAAGGAATGACATTGTTCGATGTTACTAATAAGTAAGGTTATTAGGATTAGGATTCTACCTAGGATCATTGAGGGAATAGGATCGAAATCCATTGAATCGAATTGTAAGATCGTGTGATCATACAAATATGCATTTATTGTGCTTTGGAATAgtgataattaattatattgttatttttttttaagctttaaGGTGTAGGTAAAAGCTTATTTGACTTTATCTATTAAGTTTTCAAAATGtacttttaataaatatttataaattgcaaatcaagaaaaacctGACTTTAATTGTGGTatttgactatatatatatatatttacacattAGTGATATGTGGATCATATGAAAATATTATACGATTAAAACTATCCTTGTACGATTAAATCgttggatcgtagaatcgtgttgtGATCTTACCTTCTAAATTCTTGAGTTAAGTAGGACCACATGATTCTATCACATTAATATCTTACCCACGATCCGAATCGGTCACTTATTTTTAGATCGTAGGATTGTAGAATCGTAAATTAGAATCAGAATTCTAATAACTATGCTAACAACGGAAAATTACTAAAAAAGGGTCAAAAGGCTAGCCTAGTAGGGCGACTGTAAGGTTGACTTTTTGACTTGGATGACTACCCTTAATTTAGATGTTAATGGcctgttgttagtaacagcaggcaaaaactaaaattaagtaaaaaaattagCCCAATAATCGCCTCTGTTAAAAACAACGGGCAATTATTAGGTTGACTTTTTGACTCAGTTTTAGTAATTGTCTGCTATTTGTAACAGTAAACAATGCCATTCCTCAGGCTCAACAAGCAGATGCTTGTTCTGGGGCATAAAATTATCCCAAGCTCACTTTGGGaactattttagaaaaaaaaaagtattttgttcaaatttccTGTAATCCTTAGTAAAAAAGAAGCTTGTCATTTAATATCAATTGGGATTAGGGGTGGGCTTGGGTTGCATTTAGGAAAGGGCTTATAAAAAGAGCGTCATTGGATTGAGATTTTGGATGGGCTTTGGTTGcactaaaatttgaaaaaaaataagataaaaaataagattatttaagaactttattcaaaaaacaagcttTGTTCAAATTTTATTCCCAACTTGGCTCCAAAGCTAGGCTTGATGTAAACTCGCTCTtactaattaaaagaaattgccaaaattttagtcaagggATATGTCACTATAACTAACAACGACCTAATGTTTGACTGGTCAAACATAatgtcgttgttagtaacagtgacatATCCCTTGAcctggtttgacttttattgatctttttgtatgatttaaactaaccgttgtaaaattgaaaaatagtcattataaagttgaaaatagccgttgttattatgttctataaataactccatcatctccctacttcattgtatccaaactccatcattcttgttctagttaatcggttttgaaggtaacataaagtatcatgttagtattattctcaatttataaatgttaatattagttttgaatgtttacttatgttactatatcatatgtgttccgtagatgtcacggaagcattctattgaagagatttgtgattgtggttatgaagttgagattaatacagattgaaGCGATGTCCATCCAGGCCGTGATTTTattgcttgtcctttctacttggatgaaggattcagatgcacgtactttaggtgggttgctCCGAAGGGTACTAAAtcgcttgaaaaagaaaaacaagagcttaaagatgaggtatctaatctcaagagacaaatagatgatatggaacatagaaaagaagagactgaaagaattatgagaaagttgaagAAGCAATATTAGTTAACGGcggtggtttaacttaacgaatgaactatgtaatttgatatggattcgttgaacatgaatgaatttgtgttgaattttcgagagcatttttcctatttgaatatgattgtttgtttgtttttgattaaattcatactgcattcttggcggaatgattcatcgcagAAAACTCTGAGTAcctaacatcatttcattcataataaacatgtgataatacgataaaaatatatacatttacatatatattacaaattatacataaaagtccaaatgttacaaatattgaatatgtacaaatgttcaatatatacaaagtgtcactaatgttcaatatatacaaaaagtaTACTAATGTTAATCCTCCTCCTataccctgtctaactgtgacggtttacgacgcctcctacaaTAGTAAGAGGCTGTCGCATGACGCTcaggtaggggaggtgattgatactgtgaTGATCCAACACCCTATGAGGACCCGGCACCACagtcggggcacgttaagtctacctcctcaagatgaacg
This genomic interval carries:
- the LOC130802932 gene encoding U-box domain-containing protein 40 encodes the protein MGTGKHRLWKGSSKKTTTSKPEDGPVEPPAEFVCPISGLLMADPVIVSTGQTFERACVTACKSLGFKPTLNDGSIPDFSMVIPNLALKTSIFNWVKASCSSPPQPLEVSDALKILKSSSMVPKENEVGVSGELIERVGENPGSNLLQHSESELNRRQTQFNSSESLSGSFRKTPLMLAIRPSCYSPCSSSSEFELPESGTCDDDGYVAKLRSPHVYEQEEGLIALRKITKNSVESRVSLCTPRLLSALRSLITSKYSDIQVNSLASVVNLSLEKENKLKIVRAMFLPCLIDILRGRFHEAQDHACGALFSLALDDGNKTAIGVLGGLQPLLHIMMRSESERAKDDAALALYHLSLVQSNRSKMVKFGSVQLLLGMVRSGQMPGRALLILCNLGACSEGRAAMLDAGAVEFLVELLKKGKFDSESTQESCVAALFALSHDGGLRFRGLAKAARAMEVLKDVVERSSSERAKDKARRVVELLKAKEEEEEVDWEKLLELGLHSRSIPQGQSCRNSSNF